From a single Lactococcus carnosus genomic region:
- a CDS encoding ABC transporter substrate-binding protein, whose translation MNKRTKIIGAGLLSVAALGFLGACGNKSESSKSDNKDYSYYYQYDPETLDYTFSGQRYTAENTANFVDGLVSYDQYRQIVPALAKSWEVSEDGKTYTYHIRKDVPWVDADGNEYATVKPSDWVTGLKHAADTNSETLYLVADSVSGLADYASGKDKDFSKVGIKADDKKGTLTYTLNQPETYWNSKATYGILYPINAEFLKEKGKNFGKVSTDGILYNGAFIATKFDNKSAIEYKANKTYWDKKNVHIDNVKLSFYDGKKPEDLYKGFSDGKYNKAQLYPTMPYYKSVDKSNVVWTKQEASTYFGMFNLNRQNYNHTAHDTDPKKAATKQAILNKDFRQAIGFAFDKAKYNAQRVGEEGAAKAVRNTLTPYDFVTIAGKPYGDTVQSDLQAMNSDAWSKVSVKQGENSTYNVDLAKAAFAKAKTELAAQGVEISKENPIVLDAPVLDTSTVNIAAYASLANSIDKAFDGQVKLNSIKLPQDPYLQAVFSFKVAADADYDFNISGWGPDYADPATYLNILSPKQGDITTKLGLEPTVKVEGEDKGLAAKATVGMDDFQKLLDTANAIGTDTTARYQAFAKSEAWLIDNGIIIPVYSLGAVPMVQNEVPFSRIDSNSVGSTVYSYKYAKTTDKPVSAKAYEKAFKDWEAKVEEKSKSADKK comes from the coding sequence ATGAACAAAAGAACAAAAATTATTGGTGCTGGCTTATTATCTGTTGCAGCTTTAGGTTTTTTAGGCGCATGTGGTAATAAATCAGAGTCTAGCAAATCAGACAACAAGGATTATTCGTACTACTATCAGTATGATCCAGAGACGTTGGACTATACATTTTCTGGGCAACGTTATACAGCTGAAAATACAGCCAATTTTGTAGATGGGTTAGTTTCATATGACCAATACCGTCAAATCGTTCCTGCACTAGCCAAATCATGGGAAGTGTCTGAAGACGGTAAAACATATACCTACCATATCCGTAAAGATGTACCTTGGGTAGATGCTGATGGCAATGAATATGCAACTGTTAAACCATCTGACTGGGTAACTGGTCTCAAACACGCAGCAGATACAAATTCAGAGACGCTTTATCTAGTGGCTGATTCTGTGTCCGGTCTTGCTGACTATGCTAGTGGTAAAGATAAAGACTTTTCAAAAGTCGGCATTAAAGCTGATGACAAAAAAGGGACTTTGACTTATACCCTGAATCAACCTGAAACATATTGGAATTCTAAAGCAACTTACGGTATCCTATACCCAATTAATGCTGAATTCCTTAAAGAAAAAGGCAAAAACTTTGGTAAAGTATCGACAGATGGTATCCTCTACAATGGTGCATTTATCGCGACAAAATTTGATAATAAATCAGCTATCGAGTATAAAGCCAATAAAACTTACTGGGATAAGAAAAATGTCCATATTGATAATGTCAAATTATCATTCTATGATGGCAAAAAACCTGAAGACTTGTATAAAGGCTTTAGCGATGGTAAATATAATAAAGCACAACTTTATCCAACAATGCCTTATTACAAGTCAGTTGATAAATCAAACGTTGTATGGACGAAACAAGAAGCATCCACTTACTTTGGTATGTTCAACTTGAACCGTCAAAACTATAACCATACAGCCCATGATACTGATCCTAAAAAAGCAGCGACAAAACAAGCTATTTTAAATAAAGATTTCCGTCAAGCGATTGGTTTTGCTTTTGATAAAGCAAAATACAATGCCCAACGTGTTGGTGAAGAAGGTGCAGCAAAAGCAGTTCGTAACACGCTTACACCTTATGACTTTGTAACGATTGCGGGTAAACCATATGGTGATACAGTCCAATCTGATTTACAAGCGATGAATAGCGATGCTTGGTCTAAAGTATCAGTTAAACAGGGTGAGAATTCAACTTATAATGTAGACTTGGCTAAGGCAGCTTTTGCTAAAGCGAAGACAGAACTTGCAGCGCAAGGCGTTGAGATTTCTAAAGAAAATCCGATCGTACTTGACGCGCCTGTTTTGGATACAAGCACAGTTAATATCGCTGCATATGCGTCACTAGCTAACTCGATTGACAAAGCATTTGATGGTCAAGTTAAGTTAAATTCAATTAAATTACCTCAGGATCCATATCTCCAAGCAGTCTTCTCGTTTAAAGTCGCTGCAGATGCGGATTATGACTTTAATATTAGTGGATGGGGACCAGACTATGCTGACCCAGCGACATACCTGAATATTCTGTCTCCAAAACAAGGAGATATCACGACTAAGCTTGGTTTAGAACCAACTGTAAAAGTTGAGGGTGAAGATAAAGGCCTTGCTGCTAAAGCAACAGTTGGTATGGATGACTTCCAAAAACTGTTAGATACTGCTAATGCCATCGGTACTGACACGACGGCACGTTACCAAGCCTTTGCCAAGTCTGAAGCATGGTTGATTGATAATGGTATCATCATACCAGTTTATTCACTCGGTGCAGTACCAATGGTTCAAAATGAAGTGCCATTCTCAAGAATAGATTCTAACAGTGTCGGTTCAACTGTCTATTCTTACAAATATGCTAAAACGACTGACAAACCTGTCTCTGCAAAAGCATACGAAAAAGCATTTAAAGATTGGGAAGCTAAAGTTGAAGAAAAATCTAAATCAGCTGATAAAAAATAA
- the murG gene encoding undecaprenyldiphospho-muramoylpentapeptide beta-N-acetylglucosaminyltransferase yields MKIIVSGGGTGGHIYPALSFIKFLKTVEPNLSVLYIGTEKGLESTIVPENGIPFKTVDVQGFKRSLSPENVKTVYKFMKSVSDAKKMIKDFKPDIVIGTGGYVAGPVVYAAAKLKIPTIVHEQNSIPGITNKFLSRYATRVALAFQEAGEFFPPKKTSFTGNPRAQEVADLTESGNVLSDYGLATNKKTIVIFGGSRGALKINTAVIEALPELAKKTYQILYASGEIYFNDPEFSEMFKTYNKEKNIKIVPYIKNMVEVLNDADLILSRAGATTLAEITALGLPSILVPSPYVTADHQTKNAEALENAGAAIRIKNDTLTGERIVNAIDSLLLDDVTYRQMAENALREGVPDASQRLYQLVKDVLHGR; encoded by the coding sequence ATGAAAATTATTGTAAGTGGCGGTGGAACTGGTGGGCATATCTATCCAGCATTAAGTTTCATCAAGTTTTTAAAGACAGTTGAGCCAAATCTTTCTGTTCTTTATATCGGTACAGAAAAGGGATTGGAATCAACGATTGTACCAGAAAATGGCATTCCGTTTAAAACGGTTGATGTCCAAGGATTCAAAAGATCTTTATCACCTGAAAACGTAAAAACGGTCTATAAGTTTATGAAGTCAGTTTCTGATGCTAAGAAAATGATTAAGGACTTTAAACCAGATATCGTTATTGGGACGGGTGGGTATGTGGCAGGACCTGTTGTTTATGCAGCTGCAAAATTAAAAATTCCAACGATTGTGCATGAGCAGAATTCTATTCCAGGCATTACCAATAAATTTTTGAGTCGATATGCGACACGTGTGGCATTAGCATTCCAGGAAGCAGGAGAATTTTTTCCGCCTAAAAAAACGAGTTTCACTGGTAATCCACGTGCGCAAGAAGTTGCTGATTTAACAGAGTCTGGTAATGTGCTCAGTGATTATGGGTTAGCAACAAATAAAAAGACTATCGTGATATTTGGTGGGAGTCGTGGTGCACTTAAAATCAATACTGCAGTGATAGAGGCGCTACCAGAATTGGCTAAAAAAACCTATCAAATTCTCTATGCATCAGGAGAAATCTACTTTAATGATCCTGAGTTTTCGGAGATGTTTAAGACGTATAACAAAGAGAAAAATATAAAGATAGTGCCTTATATTAAAAATATGGTGGAAGTATTAAATGACGCCGATCTTATTTTATCTCGTGCTGGGGCAACAACATTGGCCGAAATAACAGCACTTGGCTTACCCTCTATTTTAGTGCCAAGTCCTTATGTGACGGCAGATCACCAAACAAAGAATGCTGAAGCGCTTGAAAATGCAGGTGCAGCGATTCGGATTAAAAATGATACACTGACAGGTGAGCGTATTGTTAATGCAATTGATAGCCTGTTGCTAGATGATGTCACTTATAGACAGATGGCAGAAAATGCGCTTCGTGAAGGTGTACCTGACGCAAGTCAGCGCTTGTACCAGTTAGTCAAGGATGTGTTGCATGGCAGATAA
- the murD gene encoding UDP-N-acetylmuramoyl-L-alanine--D-glutamate ligase, with translation MKKISNFKNKKVLVLGLAKSGESAARVLKALGAIVTVNDGKPFDENPAAQSLLAEGIKVITGEHPLGLLEEAFEVMVKNPGIPYDNPMVVRALALGIPVITEVELAYLISESPIVGITGTNGKTTTTTIIAEILNTDGQVAKLSGNIGFPASDVAASSSSDERLIMELSSFQLMGIETFRPHIAVITNVFSAHLDYHGSQVNYEAAKWRIQENMTADDYLVLNFNQEKLRHKAGQSLAKIVPFSTTDENKNGAYVADGGIYFKDERIMAVADLSLPGEHNLENALAAICVAKLSNVSTEAIISILTTFSGVKHRLQYLGQKSTIKFYNDSKATNILATQKALSGFDNQKLWLLAGGLDRGNGFEALSSDIAGLKGMVVFGETAPKLRELAEQLNIPVFESETVATAAQLAYEQATPGDTILLSPANASWDQYKTFEQRGDLFIDAFSELEEK, from the coding sequence ATGAAAAAAATTTCAAATTTTAAAAATAAAAAAGTGTTAGTCTTGGGTTTGGCCAAATCTGGTGAGTCTGCTGCGCGCGTGTTAAAAGCACTAGGTGCAATCGTCACAGTAAATGATGGTAAGCCTTTTGATGAAAATCCAGCAGCACAAAGCTTATTAGCTGAAGGTATCAAAGTAATTACGGGCGAACACCCATTAGGCCTCTTGGAAGAAGCGTTTGAAGTGATGGTTAAAAACCCTGGTATTCCTTATGATAATCCGATGGTCGTTCGAGCATTAGCATTAGGGATTCCGGTGATCACTGAGGTTGAGTTAGCCTATCTCATCTCTGAATCTCCAATCGTTGGCATCACTGGAACAAATGGTAAGACGACGACGACCACGATTATTGCAGAAATTCTTAACACAGATGGGCAAGTTGCTAAATTATCTGGGAACATTGGCTTTCCGGCATCAGATGTTGCTGCAAGTTCAAGCTCAGATGAACGACTCATCATGGAATTATCTAGTTTTCAGTTGATGGGGATTGAGACGTTTAGGCCTCATATAGCGGTCATCACAAATGTCTTCTCAGCACATTTAGACTATCATGGATCGCAGGTCAATTATGAAGCTGCCAAGTGGCGCATTCAAGAAAATATGACAGCTGACGACTACCTGGTCTTAAACTTTAATCAAGAAAAATTGCGACATAAAGCCGGGCAGTCACTAGCGAAAATTGTGCCCTTTTCAACAACAGATGAAAACAAGAATGGGGCATATGTTGCTGATGGGGGGATTTATTTTAAAGATGAGCGAATCATGGCAGTAGCGGATTTATCCTTGCCTGGCGAGCATAATCTAGAAAATGCACTAGCGGCAATTTGTGTGGCAAAATTATCAAATGTCTCTACTGAGGCTATCATTAGTATCTTGACGACGTTTTCTGGCGTCAAACACCGCTTACAATACCTAGGTCAAAAATCAACTATCAAATTTTATAATGATAGTAAAGCGACCAATATTTTAGCTACACAAAAAGCTTTGTCAGGTTTTGATAATCAGAAACTTTGGCTTTTGGCAGGGGGACTTGATCGTGGTAACGGCTTTGAAGCATTAAGTTCAGATATTGCAGGTTTAAAGGGCATGGTTGTCTTTGGAGAAACTGCGCCAAAGCTTCGTGAATTAGCAGAGCAACTTAATATCCCGGTATTTGAAAGTGAGACTGTTGCGACTGCTGCTCAACTTGCATATGAACAGGCGACACCTGGTGACACGATCCTACTCAGTCCTGCAAATGCAAGCTGGGATCAATATAAGACCTTTGAGCAACGTGGGGATTTGTTTATCGATGCCTTTAGTGAATTGGAAGAAAAATGA
- a CDS encoding ABC transporter permease, with product MKKYILFRVLRALVSIVVVTTIIYALVFSLIPRRQIFTSDEQYARVAGKADERSQYENAVFQRQGYINYLNQKDLIAKVSKSDASFDGTDSKSNVAAAKKWAKSASGNWKIEQLPVSKTIYATQEISIWRRVGKFYANLIQIDHPWKIQDKTNPDLKRFVKLTWEKGNGPALIGSGTQHKYLAYVDGKFPFIHQKIITLNLGDSYPTFSGRSVTEVLTSGQGETVTREITLSNGNTMNTSMDIHTATYQSPKNQSSRMKRVFKDDYTNVKNIYKDPSMLGNSARIGIVGVILAYLISIPLAVFLSRHAGGLIDRFGLIFITALIALPSLAIIYTDRFVGSLAGLPDSFTTNGASSLSSYILPTIILALLQVPSLTMWVRRYMIDQQSSDYIKFARAKGLSEKEISRKHIFKNAMIPISNGIPTAIIATIAGATMTETIFLIPGMGKMLPDAISAHNNPMVIGITFILTSLAVIAVLVGDILMQIIDPRIQLSSKGGK from the coding sequence ATGAAGAAATATATCTTATTTAGAGTGCTACGGGCACTAGTATCGATAGTTGTTGTGACGACCATTATCTATGCGCTTGTCTTTAGCCTAATCCCACGTCGCCAAATTTTCACATCTGACGAACAGTATGCTAGGGTGGCTGGGAAGGCTGATGAAAGAAGCCAGTATGAAAATGCTGTCTTTCAGCGCCAAGGTTACATCAACTACTTGAATCAAAAAGACTTGATTGCTAAAGTTAGCAAAAGCGATGCGAGTTTTGATGGCACTGATAGTAAGTCAAATGTAGCTGCTGCTAAAAAATGGGCTAAGTCTGCCTCTGGAAACTGGAAAATTGAACAATTACCAGTATCTAAGACAATTTATGCAACGCAAGAAATTTCGATTTGGCGCCGTGTAGGCAAGTTTTATGCTAATCTGATCCAGATAGACCATCCTTGGAAAATTCAAGATAAGACTAACCCAGATTTGAAGCGTTTTGTTAAGTTGACATGGGAAAAAGGAAACGGCCCCGCTTTGATAGGCTCTGGTACGCAACATAAGTATTTAGCCTATGTAGATGGCAAATTTCCCTTTATTCACCAAAAAATTATCACGTTAAACCTTGGGGATTCTTATCCAACCTTTAGTGGCCGTTCAGTTACTGAAGTCTTGACAAGTGGTCAAGGTGAAACAGTCACACGTGAAATTACGTTGTCAAATGGTAATACCATGAATACATCAATGGATATTCATACAGCGACTTACCAAAGTCCTAAAAATCAAAGTAGCCGGATGAAACGTGTTTTTAAAGACGACTATACAAATGTTAAAAATATCTATAAGGATCCATCTATGCTAGGCAACTCAGCAAGAATTGGGATTGTTGGTGTCATACTTGCTTATCTGATTTCAATTCCATTAGCAGTATTCCTAAGTCGTCATGCAGGTGGTCTGATTGACCGTTTTGGCTTGATTTTTATCACAGCCTTAATCGCCTTACCAAGTTTGGCTATTATCTACACAGACCGCTTTGTTGGTTCTTTGGCAGGATTACCAGATTCATTTACAACCAATGGTGCATCCAGTCTATCTTCATATATACTGCCTACTATTATTCTTGCCTTGCTTCAAGTGCCAAGTTTAACGATGTGGGTACGACGATATATGATAGACCAACAGTCTTCTGACTATATTAAGTTTGCTCGAGCTAAAGGTTTGTCTGAAAAAGAAATTTCTAGAAAACATATCTTTAAAAACGCGATGATCCCAATCTCAAATGGGATTCCAACAGCTATTATCGCAACAATCGCTGGCGCAACGATGACTGAAACAATTTTCTTGATTCCAGGAATGGGTAAAATGTTGCCAGATGCTATTTCGGCGCATAATAACCCGATGGTAATCGGGATTACCTTCATTTTAACCAGCTTAGCCGTTATCGCAGTACTCGTTGGGGACATTTTGATGCAAATTATTGATCCACGAATTCAATTATCAAGTAAAGGAGGTAAATGA
- a CDS encoding ammonium transporter yields MNSGSIAFIIMCAALVFLMTPALAFFYGGLERRKNVLNTMLMAVIPLGIASILWVAIGYTLSFSGDGSWIGNFGHAFFNGVSMSKNSLHGLEIPDGLFGGFQMMFSIITVALLTGSVVGRMRFTPLVIFMVFWLVLVYYPLAHMVWGGGFLAKIHSIDFAGGNVVHISSGVSALVLAIVLGRRRDYARLEYRPHNIPFVLLGAGLLWFGWFGFNAGSALAANGLAVHALMTTNTAAAAAMLSWLLVEKIMIGKPTVVGASTGMVVGLVAITPGAGFVSLWSSILIGALVSPISYYFISVVKHKFGYDDALDAFGAHGIGGIFGGIMTGLFTMPALALEKGYSGAVYGSVKLLIAQIEAIAFTIIFSAVVTFIIIKVIALFTEIRVSDRAEAVGLDDSEHDETAYPTFMGLDS; encoded by the coding sequence ATGAACTCAGGAAGTATTGCTTTTATCATTATGTGTGCGGCTCTGGTCTTTCTCATGACGCCAGCGTTAGCATTTTTCTACGGTGGCTTGGAGCGACGCAAAAACGTCCTTAATACAATGCTTATGGCCGTTATCCCACTAGGTATTGCCTCTATTCTTTGGGTAGCGATTGGCTATACGCTATCATTTTCTGGAGATGGCAGTTGGATTGGTAACTTTGGACATGCCTTCTTTAATGGTGTGAGTATGTCTAAAAATAGTCTACATGGTCTAGAAATACCCGATGGGTTATTCGGTGGCTTCCAGATGATGTTCTCGATTATAACTGTTGCCTTATTAACGGGGTCAGTTGTTGGTCGTATGCGTTTTACGCCACTCGTTATCTTCATGGTTTTCTGGTTAGTTTTAGTTTATTATCCATTAGCGCATATGGTTTGGGGCGGTGGTTTCCTTGCTAAAATTCACTCAATTGATTTTGCCGGTGGCAATGTTGTCCATATTTCATCAGGCGTCAGTGCACTCGTGTTAGCAATTGTCTTAGGACGTCGTCGTGATTATGCACGTCTTGAATATCGACCACATAACATACCGTTTGTACTCCTAGGTGCCGGATTACTCTGGTTTGGTTGGTTTGGGTTTAATGCGGGGTCAGCCCTTGCAGCAAATGGTCTTGCCGTACATGCGCTAATGACGACAAATACCGCTGCCGCAGCTGCCATGCTGTCTTGGCTCCTTGTTGAGAAGATAATGATTGGCAAGCCAACAGTTGTCGGTGCTTCAACTGGTATGGTCGTTGGACTTGTAGCGATAACACCAGGTGCTGGTTTTGTATCACTGTGGTCGTCTATCTTGATTGGTGCACTTGTTTCACCAATTTCATACTACTTTATTTCAGTTGTTAAGCATAAATTTGGTTACGATGATGCTTTAGATGCGTTTGGTGCGCATGGCATTGGTGGTATATTTGGTGGGATTATGACAGGTCTCTTCACGATGCCGGCACTGGCTTTAGAAAAAGGCTATTCCGGTGCCGTTTACGGCTCTGTTAAGTTATTGATTGCGCAAATCGAGGCAATCGCGTTCACCATCATTTTTAGTGCTGTTGTCACGTTTATCATCATCAAAGTGATTGCCTTATTCACAGAAATTCGTGTCAGTGACCGTGCAGAAGCAGTTGGCCTTGATGATAGTGAACATGATGAAACTGCCTACCCAACATTTATGGGACTTGATAGCTAA
- a CDS encoding HAMP domain-containing sensor histidine kinase — protein MGIRPSQEKQVKKRSIKVKWSFANMLFCFLVFTIFATISYQTSIMYFLEGEKEDLVKVVNSVSEHLEKANDNLTPKNIYKYLGYREEGVLETFYDKAGREIKSAREIGIPRVDWRYFQVYDKDEQIIFAAKSANISLYSTKSTKPVIVKMGNKTGFIITRRIRSKNTGKVVGYLQSFNELNFYYVIRNKLLFILIALEVVAMLWANFIGYFVSSHLLKPLSKLHVAMKRITKLPSGEFEEIKINSGDEIEELADVFNGMMQKKQDYLEGQERFVSDVSHELRTPLAVLDGHINLLLRWGKDDPQQLDESLEASRQEIQKMSSMIQDMLDIARLKQDSGNEMEQTQVVPCVSDLVNNFRMVHQNFTIEFETRISSEVWAQIYKNHYIQALTILMDNAVKYSGEKETYIKVSLFAEEDMIISEVSDHGLGIGEADQAFIFERFFRADKARNREIGGTGLGLSIIENIVKIYKGSIAVDSEIGKGSIFTMKIPKAKLTKL, from the coding sequence ATGGGAATCCGGCCATCTCAGGAAAAACAAGTTAAAAAACGTAGTATCAAAGTCAAATGGTCTTTTGCTAATATGCTTTTTTGTTTTTTGGTTTTTACAATTTTTGCAACCATTTCATACCAGACGTCGATTATGTATTTCTTGGAAGGTGAAAAAGAAGATTTAGTCAAAGTTGTTAACTCTGTTTCTGAACATTTGGAAAAAGCTAATGATAACTTGACACCTAAAAACATCTATAAGTATTTAGGCTATCGAGAGGAAGGTGTACTTGAAACTTTCTACGATAAAGCTGGTCGTGAAATAAAATCTGCTAGAGAGATAGGTATACCTCGTGTAGATTGGCGATATTTTCAGGTTTACGATAAGGATGAGCAAATCATTTTCGCTGCCAAATCTGCTAATATCTCACTTTATAGCACAAAGTCTACTAAACCTGTCATCGTCAAGATGGGTAATAAAACAGGATTTATTATCACGCGTCGGATCAGATCTAAAAACACAGGTAAAGTAGTTGGTTACTTGCAATCATTTAATGAATTGAACTTTTACTATGTGATACGAAATAAACTCTTATTTATACTCATTGCCCTCGAGGTTGTTGCCATGCTATGGGCGAATTTCATTGGCTATTTTGTATCAAGCCATCTCTTAAAACCCTTATCCAAACTACATGTAGCTATGAAGCGCATCACCAAGTTACCTTCAGGAGAATTTGAAGAAATTAAAATTAATTCCGGGGATGAAATTGAAGAATTGGCAGATGTATTTAATGGCATGATGCAGAAAAAACAAGACTATTTAGAAGGACAAGAACGGTTTGTATCTGATGTGAGTCATGAATTACGAACACCACTTGCAGTACTTGATGGACATATCAACCTTTTGCTCCGCTGGGGTAAGGATGACCCTCAACAGTTAGATGAGTCACTAGAGGCATCACGGCAAGAAATACAGAAAATGTCTAGTATGATACAAGATATGCTTGATATAGCACGTTTGAAGCAAGATAGTGGTAATGAGATGGAACAGACGCAAGTTGTGCCATGTGTATCTGACCTCGTTAATAATTTCAGGATGGTTCATCAGAACTTCACAATCGAATTTGAAACGCGTATCTCTTCTGAAGTTTGGGCCCAAATTTATAAAAACCATTATATACAAGCACTGACGATTTTGATGGATAATGCAGTTAAATATTCAGGTGAAAAAGAGACCTACATCAAAGTTTCTCTCTTTGCAGAGGAAGATATGATTATTTCGGAAGTGTCAGATCATGGTCTAGGCATAGGTGAAGCAGATCAAGCCTTTATATTTGAACGATTTTTCCGAGCAGATAAGGCTAGGAATCGAGAAATTGGGGGTACTGGGCTAGGGCTTTCGATTATTGAAAATATTGTAAAAATATACAAGGGCTCGATTGCTGTTGACTCTGAGATTGGTAAAGGCTCAATATTTACCATGAAAATTCCTAAAGCTAAACTAACGAAGTTGTAA
- a CDS encoding P-II family nitrogen regulator, translated as MKKVEAIIRTEKLEDLKDALVKHDLAKGMTVTQVLGYGNQKGFVEYVRGQKLNTTLLAKIKIEIVTVEERVAKLIDVIQETTQTGEVGDGKIFVLPVESVIRIRTGEKDGDAI; from the coding sequence ATGAAAAAAGTAGAAGCGATTATTCGCACTGAAAAGTTAGAAGATTTGAAGGATGCATTGGTTAAACATGATTTAGCAAAAGGAATGACTGTAACGCAAGTGTTGGGATACGGTAATCAAAAAGGGTTTGTTGAATATGTTCGTGGTCAAAAGTTAAATACAACCTTACTTGCAAAGATAAAAATTGAAATTGTTACCGTTGAAGAACGGGTTGCGAAATTGATTGACGTCATTCAAGAAACAACCCAGACTGGAGAAGTCGGGGATGGTAAGATATTTGTACTGCCTGTTGAAAGTGTCATACGTATTCGAACAGGCGAAAAAGATGGCGATGCTATCTGA
- a CDS encoding cell division protein FtsQ/DivIB — translation MADKDKDKQAELTPWQKQHAAFEKKKAAEAAKQAREERRQKQPIKVVSVVEKYDAIAVTTPDKQPKQSLLAKFKAGFKSNESKPMLDVLGKMWPFLLVFILILLGSSYVVSPLSKIGSFKTTGNVHESTKQIAAATSIKTGDHVWKIVKAKQTISSQITKAFPRVKSASINLQLPNHFTAKITEYGESIYLKTGATYQIALSDGTLLTSEVVDPQKLKAIPVLEGFNEKEVKQFVKAYETLTSDTKAQMTTVTKVPTKATTDFIAIEMKDGNQVRVPLSQMADKLPYYKTVAQSITEASVVDMEAGIYAKPKAAYQKELDDQADKDKKSDKSSTDSADAKNSTSQTEKSE, via the coding sequence ATGGCAGATAAAGATAAGGACAAGCAAGCAGAGTTGACCCCTTGGCAAAAACAGCATGCAGCATTCGAGAAAAAGAAAGCTGCAGAAGCAGCTAAACAGGCACGTGAAGAGAGAAGACAGAAGCAGCCGATTAAGGTGGTATCCGTCGTCGAAAAATATGATGCGATAGCTGTGACAACACCAGATAAGCAACCTAAGCAATCTCTACTAGCGAAATTTAAAGCGGGATTCAAATCAAATGAATCAAAACCTATGCTAGATGTGTTAGGTAAAATGTGGCCCTTTCTTTTAGTATTTATCCTAATCTTATTGGGTAGTAGCTATGTTGTTTCGCCACTGAGTAAAATCGGTAGTTTTAAGACAACGGGTAACGTTCATGAATCAACCAAACAAATTGCTGCAGCCACAAGCATCAAGACGGGTGATCATGTCTGGAAAATTGTTAAAGCTAAACAAACGATTTCATCACAGATAACTAAAGCGTTCCCGAGGGTTAAGTCAGCTAGCATTAACTTGCAGTTACCCAATCATTTTACCGCTAAAATTACGGAATACGGTGAGAGTATCTATCTTAAAACAGGTGCGACCTATCAAATAGCATTGTCAGATGGCACGCTATTAACTAGCGAGGTGGTTGACCCGCAGAAATTGAAAGCGATACCGGTTCTTGAAGGGTTCAATGAAAAAGAAGTCAAGCAGTTTGTGAAAGCCTATGAAACACTGACATCAGATACTAAGGCTCAAATGACAACAGTTACTAAAGTACCTACTAAGGCCACAACTGATTTTATTGCGATTGAGATGAAAGATGGTAATCAAGTACGTGTACCACTCAGTCAAATGGCAGATAAGCTGCCTTACTACAAAACGGTTGCTCAGAGCATAACGGAGGCAAGTGTCGTCGATATGGAGGCAGGTATTTATGCCAAGCCAAAAGCTGCCTACCAAAAAGAATTAGATGACCAAGCTGATAAAGATAAGAAGTCTGATAAATCATCGACTGATAGTGCAGATGCTAAGAATAGTACAAGTCAGACTGAAAAATCTGAATAA